GTTGAGAAAGTTTATAAAGTACAGGCCGGTAAGAAAGTAATGCGCGAAAAGAATTTTTATCCTGGTTATGTGATGATCGAAGCTATAGATGGTAAAATGACCGATGAGGTGATCCAATCCATCCGTAACGTTTCCGGTGTTATTCACTTCCTTGGTAAAGAAAAGCCAATCGCCCTGCGTAAAGCTGAAGTAAATAAAATGTTAGGTAAAGTTGATGAACTGTCTGATTCAGGACTGACCATGAGCGAACCTTTCATCGTCGGAGAAACTATCAAGATCATCGATGGACCATTCAATGACTTTAATGGTATTATCGAAGAAGTGATCGAAGATAAGAAGAAACTGAAAGTGACTGTGAAGATCTTCGGCCGCGCTACTCCAGTAGAGCTGAACTTCATGCAGGTAGAAAAAATAAGCTAAAGAATTTAGGTTTTTTAATAGGAGCCGTTCCGGAAGGGGCGGCTTTTTTTGTTGATAGGGGGCTGAACTAAAAAGTCAAAACAGGCTCTTAGGTCAGCCCCTCATTCATTACTTCTTTCTTGTCAGGTGAATTTCCATGCTTTTGACTTCTTTCCCGTCTTTGCCGGTGTAGTACATTTCCATTGTATGGTGGTCATCGTCCTGGATGGTAATGACTTCTTTCATTTCGATATCTTTTCCTGCCATGGGGTCATATGCTTTGCCGGTGAGGGTGAGGGCGTGTGTGGCATCGTTCCAGGTACCTTCGAGCATCATGATACCGGTGCCCATGTTGTCTACCCATGCATTCTGGAAGATCTTTTTGCCGTTGTCGTAGGCGAGGAGGCCATGGCCTTCGAATTCCATGCCTTCCATATTTCCTTTGTGTACGGATTCCTGGTACCGGCCGCCGAGGATCATTTTATTTTCGGTGACGCCGGTAGATTTGGAGGGTGGGGCGCCGGGGGCCATCCAGAAGGTCGTTTCGTAGGTCCAGGTGCCGTTGGAGTGGGCGAGCATCTGGTGAATTTCCCCCGGGGTCATATAGTCCATCCAGGCTTTCTGGGCGCCCTGATCTTGTGCAAAGATGGGGGCGGCGGCGAGGATGGGAAAGCAAATTAGCAACAGACGTTTCATCGTTTGGTGGATTTTAATATTAAGAGAATGGGTGATTGCAGAACAGTAAGTGATACCAGCGGGCATTTTGGGGAAAATGAAACTGATATAAAGGAATAACAAGGCAGGTGAGTAGAAGGTTGAAGGCAGGGGCAACAATAAAATTATGTGGTGAGGGTTAGGAATTCAGTAAAATTCCATTAGATTTGCGATAGAGGGTGCCGGAACTCTTTGTTAGCCTTCCCTATATAAAACATATACCGGAATAATTTTGCAATAGAATTGTAAGATTTTAACCCCAAACAGATGATAATAGCAAAAAGGATGCCCGAAAGCAAATTCTTTTTGTGATTTATTATATTATTATATACCTTTGCATCCCCTTCAAAAGGTATTTTTTTTCTCCTTTTAGCTTTGGGAGTCTCGCAAGAGACGAGACGTTTCACCAAATAAATTAATAAACAATGGCAAAAGAGATCGCTACGTACGTGAAATTGCAGGTTAAAGGCGGCGCGGCCAACCCTGCACCTCCGATTGGTCCTGCCTTGGGTTCCAAGGGTGTGAACATCATGGAGTTCTGTAAGCAGTTCAATGCCCGTACCCAGGATAAAGCTGGTAAGGTATTGCCTGTATTGCTGACAGTTTACACAGACAAGTCTTTTGATTTCGTAATTAAGACTCCTCCTGCAGCTGTACAGTTGCTGGAAGCAGCCAAATTGCAGAGTGGTTCCAAAGAGCCAAACCGTAACAAGGTTGGTAAAGTTACCTGGGCTCAGGTAGAAGCTATCGCTACAGATAAGATGGCTGACCTGAACTGTTTCACTAAAGAAAGCGCCATGAAGATGGTAGCTGGTACTGCCCGTTCTATGGGTATTACTGTGGATGGTAACGCTCCGTGGAGCAACTAATTGTTTCACCTGTGTATAACGGGTTAACTTTTTAAAACATTTTGCAATGGCAACTAAGAAAAGAAAAGTAGCTGATACAAAAGTGGACAAGAACAAGATCTACTCCCTGAAAGAGGCGTCCACAATTGTAAAAGACATTAACTGCACTAAGTTCGACAGCTCTGTCGATTTACATATCCGTCTGGGCGTTGATCCCAAGAAAGCAGACCAGGCTATCCGTGGTTCCGTAACGCTTCCCCACGGTACTGGTAAAACTAAACGCGTTCTGGTACTTTGCACACCTGACAAAGAGGCTGCTGCGAAAGAAGCTGGAGCTGATCACGTTGGTTTGGACGAGTATATCCAGAAGATTGAAGCTGGCTGGACCGATATCGATGTAATCGTAGCAACTCCTGCTGTGATGCCTAAGATCGGTAAGCTGGGTAAGATCCTGGGTCCACGTAACCTGATGCCGAACCCTAAGACTGGTACTGTTACTAACGATGTAGCGGCTGCAGTTAACGAGGTGAAAGGTGGTAAGATCACCTTTAAGGTAGACAAGGCTGGTATCATCCATGCTTCAATTGGTCGTGTATCATTTGCACCTGAAAAGATCGAACAGAATTCTCAGGAGCTGATCAACGCTATCATCAAGCTGAAACCAGCTACTGCTAAGGGTACTTACCTGAAAGGCCTGGCTATGGCGAGCACAATGAGCCCTGCCATCACGGTTGACACTAAATCTGTTCAAAACTAACTGATTCGCCGGCTGGCAGATCGACAAACTGAGAAAAGCTATGAACAAAGATCAAAAAAATGAAGTGATTGAACTGCTGAAAAGTAAGTTCTCTCAATATAGCAACTTCTACATCACAAACACTGAGTCTCTGACTGTTGAGCAGGTTAACTCTCTGCGTCGTGTTTGTTTTGACAAGAACGTGGAAATGAAGGTGGCTAAGAACACCCTCATTAAGAAAGCGCTGGAATCTCTGGATGCTGAGAAATATGCAGGTGTATATGATGCACTGAATGGTGTAACTGCCCTGATGTTCTCTGATTCTCCAAAGGAACCGGCAGTGATCATCTCTTCTTTCCGTAAGGATAACAAGAAGACTGAAAAACCTGAGCTGAAAGCTGCATTCGTAGGTGATGAAATCTACACTGGCGATGCGCAACTGGCTAACCTGGTTAAGATCAAGACCAAGAACGAACTCATTGGAGACGTTATCGGTCTGTTGCAATCTCCTGCTAAGCGTGTTATCGCTGGTTTGCTCGAGAAAGCAAAGAAAGAGGGCGCAGGTGAAGCTGTTGCTCCAGCAGCTGAATAAGCTGATAGTGAGTGTAATAAACTCACAACCAATAAATTATGGCTTCCAAGTCACAATATAAATCATCAATTTAACTATCAAATTCTTAAAAACATTATACAATGGCAGACGTTAAAGCATTAGCCGAACAATTAGTAGGTTTAACTGTTAAGGAAGTACAAGAACTGGCAGACGTTCTGAAGAGCGAATATGGTATCGAACCAGCTGCTGCTGCAGTTGTTGTTTCTTCTGAAGGTCCAGCTGCTGCTGCAGAAGAAAAAACTGCCTTCAATGTTATCCTGAAATCTGCAGGTGCTAGCAAACTGAACGTAGTTAAGATCGTTAAGGATCTGACTGGTCTTGGTCTGAAAGAAGCTAAGGAACTGGTAGACGGTGCTCCAAAGGAACTGAAAGCTGGTGTTAGCAAGGCTGAAGCAGAAGATCTGAAAGCTAAGCTGACTGAAGCTGGCGCTGAAGTTGAAATTCAGTAATTCTTTGCTTAAGAATACCTCTTTATAAAGGTCAAAAGTGCTTTTTGGCACTTTTGGCCTTCTTCCCTTTGGGAAAGTGTCTTTTTCGGAGCGTCAAAAGGGGAAAATCACCGGGTCGGTGGATTTGACAATTAGGAGAAGACAGAAATTTTTGAGGGTAATTGGCAAAGAATCCTTAATTTCCCCGATTCATGTTGTGATCCACACCTCACAATATTATATAAGTTAATATAACTGCTAACTTCGAATATGTCTCTAAAAAAAGCCCAAACAAGTGAAAGAATAAACTTTGGAAAGATCAAACAAGTAACTGAGACACCGGATCTGTTGGCTATCCAAATTCAATCTTTCAAGGATTTCTTCCAGTTAGAAACCACACCAGACAAGCGTAACAATGAAGGCCTTTTTAAAGTATTCAAGGAGAACTTCCCGATCACAGATACCCGCAATATCTTCAATCTGGAGTTTCTGGACTACTTTGTAGACCCTCCGCGTTATACCATAGAGGAATGTATTGAGCGTGGGCTTACTTATTCTGTACCGCTGAAGGCCAAACTGCGCCTGAGCTGTAACGATGAGGAGCACGTAGACTTCCAGACGATTGTGCAGGACGTGTTCCTTGGGAACATACCCTACATGACTCCAAGAGGTACTTTCGTGATCAATGGGGCCGAGCGTGTAGTTGTATCTCAGCTGCATCGTTCTCCTGGTGTATTCTTCGGTCAGTCTATCCACCCGAACGGTACCAAGATCTACTCTGCAAGGGTGATCCCGTTCAAGGGCGCGTGGATGGAGTTTGCAACTGACATCAACAATGTGATGTATGCATACATTGACCGTAAGAAGAAATTCCCCGTAACTACGCTGTTACGTGCTATCGGGTACGAAACGGATAAGGACATCCTGCAGCTGTTCGGGATGGCTGATGAAGTAAAAGCAGACAAGAAGAGCCTTGATAAATACGCAGGTAAGAAACTGGGTGCCCGTGTACTGAGAAGCTGGGTAGAAGATTTCGTAGATGAAGATACCGGTGAGGTAGTGAGCATCGAACGTAACGAAATCGTGCTGGAGCGTGATAGCATCCTCGATGAAGCAAACATTGAGACGATCGTTGACATGGGTGTGAAGAGTGTATTTGTGCAGAAAGAAGAGGTAAGTGGCGACTTCTCCATCATCTACAATACTTTAAATAAAGATACATCTAACTCCGAGCTGGAAGCCGTTCAGCACATCTACCGTCAATTGCGCGGTGCTGATGCGCCGGATGATGAAACAGCAAGGGGTATCATTGATAAATTATTCTTCTCTGACAAGCGTTATGATCTCGGAGATGTAGGCCGTTATAAGATCAACAGGAAACTGGGTCTGCCTACACCACTGGACATGAAGGTGCTGACCAAAGAAGACATTATCGCGATCATCAAGTACCTGGTGCAGCTGACAAACAGCAAGGCGGAAATCGATGATATCGATCACCTGTCTAACCGTCGTGTACGTACCGTAGGTGAGCAGCTATATGCTCAATTCGGTGTTGGTCTGGCTCGTATGGCCCGTACCATCCGTGAAAGAATGAACGTTCGTGATAATGAAGTATTTACACCGGTAGACCTGATTAACGCGAGGACACTGTCTTCCGTAATCAACTCTTTCTTCGGTACCAGCCAGTTGAGCCAGTTCCTGGATCAAACCAACCCGCTGTCTGAGATCACGCACAAGCGTCGTATCTCCGCGCTGGGCCCCGGTGGTCTGAGTCGTGAAAGAGCAGGTTTCGAGGTACGTGACGTACACTATAGCCACTACGGCCGTCTCTGTACCATTGAAACGCCGGAAGGTCCAAACATCGGTCTGATCTCCACCCTTTGCGTACACGCTAAGGTGAATGATATGGGCTTTATCGAAACTCCTTACCGTAAGGTAAAGAATGGTAAAGTTGATATGGATGCTGTGAAGTTCCTGAGCGCTGAAGAAGAGGATAGTGTGAAGATCGCGCAGGCAAACGCACCATTGGACGAAGTTGGTAACTTCATAAATGATAAGGTGAAATCCCGTGAAACCGGTGACTTCCCAATCCTTGACAGAGAGGAAGTAGAATACATGGACGTGGCTCCGAACCAGATTGTGGGTCTGAGTGCTTCCCTGATTCCGTTCCTTGAGCATGATGATGCCAACCGTGCGTTGATGGGATCAAACATGCAACGTCAGGCAGTACCGCTGATCAATCCACAGGTGCCTATCGTAGGTACTGGCCTGGAAGGAAAGGCAGCCCGTGACTCCCGTTTGCAGATCACTGCTGAGGGTCGTGGTGTGGTAGAATTCGTAGATGCCAATGAAATTCATGTTCGTTACGAGCGTGACGAGATGCAGAAACTGGTATCTTTCGAAGATGATCTGAAGATCTACCACCTGACAAAATTCGTTAAAACCAACCAGAGCACCTGTATCAACCTGCGTCCTGCCGTTAAGAAAGGACAGCAGCTGGAATTCGGTGACTTCCTGACTGAGGGTTATGCAACCCGCGGTGGTGAGTTGGCTCTGGGTCGTAACATGAAAGTGGCGTTCATGCCATGGAAGGGTTACAACTTTGAGGATGCGATTGTAATCTCTGAGCGTGTAGGCCGTGAAGACCTCTTCACATCTATACACATTGATGAATATGAGCTGGAAGTACGTGACACCAAACTGGGTGAAGAAGAACTGACACCAGATATTCCAAACGTAAGTGAGGAAGCAACCAAAGACCTGGATCAGAACGGTATCATCCGTGTAGGTGCGCACATCAAGGAAGGCGACATCCTGATCGGTAAGATCACTCCTCGTGGTGAATCTGATCCTTCTCCTGAAGAAAAACTGCTTCGTGCGATCTTCGGTGATAAGGCTTCCGATGCGAAAGATGCTTCCCTGAAGGCACCTCCAAGCACAGAAGGTGTGGTGATTGACAAGAAATTGTTCAGCCGCGCTAAGAAAGATAAGAACTCCAAGACCCGTGAAAAAGCGGCGCTGGAGAAATTGGAAAAAGTACACCAGAAGAACGAAGAAGACCTGCTGGAAGTGCTGATGAGTAAGCTGTTGACACTGTTGAAGGATAAAACTTCTCAGGGTATTACCAACACTTACGGTGAAGTATTGATCTCCAAAGGCTCTAAGTTCTCTTCCAAGAACCTGGCAAACATCGACTTCCAGAACGTGAACCCACTGGGCTGGACTACAGATGATGTAACCAACGATCAGATCAACACACTGCTGCATAACTATAACATCAAGTACAATGAAGAACTTGGACGTTACAAACGTGAGAAGTTCAACATCAGCATTGGTGATGAGTTACCAGCAGGCGTACTGAAACTGGCTAAGGTATACCTGGCTAGCAAACGTAAGCTGAAAGTGGGTGATAAGATGGCGGGTCGTCACGGTAACAAGGGTATCGTTGCCAAGATTGTACGTGATGAAGACATGCCATTCCTGGAAGACGGTACACCGGTAGATATCGTACTGAACCCACTCGGGGTACCTTCCCGTATGAACCTGGGTCAGATTTACGAAACTGTACTTGGCTGGGCTGGTCTGAAGATGGGAATTAGATTCGCTACTCCTATCTTTGATGGTGCTACTACTGAAGAAATTGCAGGTTATATTGATAATGCAGGTCTGCCAAGCTTCGGCCACACTTACCTGTATGATGGCGAAACCGGTGAGCGTTTCCACCAGAAAGCTACCGTGGGTGTTATCTACATGCTTAAGCTGAGCCACATGGTGGATGATAAGATGCACGCCCGTTCTATCGGACCATACTCCCTCATTACCCAGCAGCCGTTGGGTGGTAAGGCACAGTTCGGTGGTCAGCGTTTTGGTGAGATGGAGGTGTGGGCATTGGAAGCATACGGTGCGTCCAACATTCTGCAGGAGCTGTTAACCATTAAATCTGATGACATTGTAGGCCGTGCCAAAGCTTATGAGTCTATCGTGAAAGGCGATAACATTCCGAAAGCCGGTGTACCTGAATCATTCAACGTATTGATTCATGAGTTACGCGGTCTGGGTCTGGATCTGAAATTTGAATAGTAGTTTAAGCTATAAATAGCTACAAGCTGCAGGAAGCGGTCCTTAAAAGGGGCAGGCGGCCTGTGGCTTGCAGCTTGTAAAGCCGGAACTCTTTTTCCCATGTGAATTTTCTTTAAACAACATACAATGGCCATCAAGAAAGAAAATCGTCCTAAATCAAACTTTAATAGCATTACCATTAGCCTGGCGTCTCCGGATAGCATCCTGGAGCGTTCCTATGGGGAAGTGCTGAAGCCGGAAACCATCAACTACCGTACTTATAAGCCGGAGCGTGATGGTTTGTTCTGCGAAAGGATATTCGGCCCTGTAAAGGACTATGAGTGTTACTGCGGTAAATACAAACGTATCCGTTATAAGGGTATCGTATGTGACCGTTGTGGTGTGGAAGTGACTGAAAAGAAAGTACGTCGCGAAAGAATGGGCCACATCCGCCTGGTTGTACCTGTTGTTCATATCTGGTATTTTAAATCTCTTCCAAATAAGATCGGTTACCTGCTGGGTATGAGCTCCAAGAAACTGGAGACTATCGTGTATTATGAAAGATACGTGATCATCCAGGCTGGTGCTAAACAGGAGAAAGGCCTGAATTATGGTGACCTCCTGACCGAAGAAGAATATCTCGACATCCTGGATACCCTGCCAAAGGATAACCAGCTGCTGAGTGATGATGATCCTAACAAGTTCATCGCTAAGATGGGTGCTGAAGCGGTAGAAATGATGCTGGCCAGAATTGATCTGGATGGCCTTTCTTACCAGCTGCGTAACCAGGCTGCAACTGAAACCAGCCAGCAACGTAAAGCGGAAGCCCTGAAACGCCTGAGCGTAGTAGAAGCTTTCCGTGAAGCAAATGGTCGTGTTGAAAACCGTCCTGAATGGATGGTCATGCAATATATCCCTGTTGTTCCACCAGAACTGCGTCCGTTAGTTCCATTGGACGGTGGTCGTTTCGCGTCTTCTGACCTGAACGATCTGTACCGCAGGGTAATTATCCGTAACAACCGTCTGAAACGCCTGATCGAGATCAAGGCACCAGAGGTGATCCTGCGTAACGAAAAACGTATGCTGCAGGAAGCGGTTGACTCCCTCTTCGATAACAGCCGTAAATCAAATGCGGTGAAAGCGGAAGGTGGTCGTGCACTGAAATCTCTCTCCGATGTACTGAAAGGTAAACAAGGTCGTTTCCGTCAGAACTTGCTTGGTAAACGTGTTGACTATTCCGGTCGTTCCGTAATCGTGGTAGGTCCTGAACTGAAACTGCATGAATGTGGTCTGCCAAAAGATATGGCGGCAGAGCTGTTCAAACCATTTATCATTCGTAAGCTGATCGAAAGAGGTATCGTTAAGACTGTAAAATCTGCGAAGAAACTGGTAGACAGGAAGGAAGCAGTAGTTTGGGATATCCTTGAAAACGTACTGAAAGGACACCCGGTGATGCTGAACCGTGCTCCAACGCTGCACCGTCTCTCCATCCAGGCATTCCAGCCTAAACTGGTGGAAGGTAAAGCGATCCAGCTGCACCCGCTCGTGTGTTCTGCGTTCAACGCGGATTTCGATGGTGACCAGATGGCGGTACACGTACCGTTGAGCAATGCTGCGGTCCTGGAAGCACAGTTGCTGATGCTGTCTTCACATAACATCCTCAACCCACAGAATGGTACACCAATCACCCTGCCTTCACAGGACATGGTCCTTGGTCTGTACTACATCACCAAGGGTAAGAAATCTACCCCTACTGAAAAAGTAGAAGGTGAGGGTATGGCCTTCTATTCTGCAGAAGAGGTGATCATCGCTTATAACGAACAGAAAGTGAACCTGCACGCTAACATCCGCGTAAAGGCAAACGTTCGTAACGATAAGGGTGAGATCGTAAACAAACTGATCGAAACCACAGTAGGTCGTGTGATCTTTAACCAGCACGTTCCAAAAGAAGCTGGTTATGTAAACGCACTGCTGACCAAGAAATCACTGCGTGAGATCATTGGTGACATCATCAAATACACTGACATCCCGAAAACTGCGAAGTTCCTGGATGATATCAAGCAATTAGGTTTCCGTACGGCGTTCCGTGGTGGTCTGTCCTTCAACATCAATGACCTGATCATCCCTGAGGTGAAACAACTGATGATTGACGGTGCAGCCAGCGAGGTTGACGAAGTATGGGATAACTATAACATGGGTCTGATCACGAATAACGAACGTTATAACCAGATTATCGATATCTGGTCTCGTGTGGATACCAAGGTAACTGAAACGCTGATCCGCGAGCTGGCGAATGACAAGCAGGGCTTCAACTCTGTGTACATGATGCTTGACTCCGGTGCGCGTGGTTCCAAACAGCAGATCAAGCAGCTGGCAGGTCTGAGAGGATTGATGGCCAAGCCACGTAAGAGTGGTTCTACCGGTTCAGAGATCATCGAAAACCCGATCCTGTCCAACTTTAAGGATGGTCTGAACGTATTGGAATACTTCATCTCTACGCACGGTGCGCGTAAAGGTCTTGCGGATACGGCGTTGAAAACAGCGGATGCTGGTTATCTGACCCGTCGTCTCGTAGACGTTGCACAGGACGTGGTGATCAACGAAGAAGACTGTGGTACACTGCGTGGTATCGCTACTTCAGCGCTGAAAGACAATGAAGAAATCGTAGAACCATTATACGATCGTATCCTGGGCCGTACATCCCTGCAGGATGTATTTGATCCTCATACCGAAGAGCTGATCGTGGAAGCAGGTGGAATAATCGATGAGGATATCGCTCACCGTATCGAACACAGTTCAATTGACACTGTTGAGATCCGTTCCGTACTGACTTGCGAAAGCCGCAGAGGTGTGTGTGTGAAGTGTTATGGTAAGAACCTGGCAACCGGTTATACAACTCAGCGTGGTGATGCAGTAGGTATCATCGCTGCTCAGTCCATCGGTGAGCCTGGTACTCAGCTGACACTGCGTACCTTCCACGTGGGTGGTGTGGCTGGTTCTACATCTGTAGATACCGGTCTGCAAGCTAAGTTCGAAGGTACCGTACAATTCGATGGTCTGCGTACTACTACATACGAAAACAACGATGGTGAAAAAGTACAGGTGGTAATTGGCCGTACAGGTGAATTACGTATCGTAGACGTGAAGAACGATCGTCTGCTGATCACCAACAACATCCCTTACGGTTCTACACTGCTGGTAAAAGATGGCCAGAAGGTAGTGAAAGGTGATGTAATCTGTACATGGGATCCATACAACGCCGTTATCGTATCTGAAATCGCTGGTAACATCCGTTTTGATAGCATCATCGAAGGTATCACCTTCCGTGAAGAGGCTGACGAACAGACTGGTCACCGTGAGAAAGTGGTTATCGAAACCAAGGATAAGAACAAGATCCCTTCCCTGTTCGTAGATGGTAACAAGGAAGTGAAATCATATAACTTACCAGTAGGTTCCCACATCGTAATCGAAGAAGGTGAAACGGTAAGAGCAGGTCAGGTAATCGTGAAGATCCCACGTATCCTCGGTAAACTGAGAGATATCACAGGTGGTCTGCCACGTGTAACTGAACTGTTTGAAGCACGTAACCCAAGCAACCCTGCTATCGTATCTGAGATCGATGGTGTTGTTGCTTTCGGTAACATCAAACGTGGTAACCGTGAGATCATCATCGAAAGCCGCGAAGGTCAGATCAAGAAATACCTGGTGCCATTGACACGTCATATCCTGGTACAGGATGGTGACTTCGTGAAAGCGGGTACTGCATTGTCTGATGGTTCTATCACTCCGGCTGATATCCTCTCCATCAAGGGTCCGTTTGCTGTACAGGAATACCTGGTAAATGAGATTCAGGAGGTTTACCGCTTACAGGGTGTGAAGATCAACGACAAGCATATTGAGGTGATCGTACGCCAGATGATGCGTAAGGTGAACATCGAAGATCCGGGCGATACCCGCTTCCTCGAAGGAGATACCACTGATAAGTTTGAATTCTTTGAAGAAAACGACCATATATTCGATAAGAAGGTTGTAACAGAAGCTGGCGAGTCAACAGTGTTGAAAGCTGGTCAGATTGTTACCCTGCGCCAGGTAAGAGAAGAAAACTCTCTGCTGCGCCGTTCGGACAGGAAACTGGTTGAGTTCCGCGATGCGAAACCAGCTACTTCCAGCCCGCTGCTGCAAGGTATTACCAAGGCGTCTCTGGGTACACATAGCTGGATCTCTGCTGCGTCCTTCCAGGAAACTACCAAGGTACTGTCTTCTGCTGCCATCAACGGTAAGATAGATGACATGCTGGGTCTGAAGGAGAATGTGATCACAGGTCACCTGATCCCTGCAGGTACAGGTTTACGTGAGTTCGAAAACATGATCGTAGGTTCCAAAGAAGAATACGATATCCTGGCATCTTCTAAAGAAGTGTTCCAGTTCGATGAAGAAGAATAAGCGAAACGCTCAAACTATAAAAAATGTCCCGGCTCTACGCACGGGACATTTTTTTTACGTGTAACTTTCGGGCAATTTTCAGGTACTAAAGCATGCTGCCTTTCCTTTTTTGTAAGAGGCATCAGGTTTCAATACCAATTGTTATAAACAAGTTTGATTGTGAAAAAACTCATTGTACTACTGGTGGTTATAGCAGGGATCTGGGCTTGCAACAAGGATAGTGACAGTTCCATTCCTGATACTGCTTCTTATATAAATGTATATGTTGCCAATCCGGATGCCAGTTATGATGCGGTGCTGGATACTGCTTCTCTGGGCACAGGCCTGAGCCTGGGAGAATATACAGGTTATAAATCCTTTATTGCAAAGCGTTATAACCTGTGCATATTTGCGAGTGGAAACAGGAGTGATACTTTGATCCAGGGGCAGATCAGTCTGCGTAATAATCATCACTATACTATTTTCTTTGAGAAGAATCACAATGGAGTATTGCAGTTACTGGCTACTGAGGACCAGATTGGCGGGAGTAGCAAAACGGCTGGTTACCTGCGTGTTGTGAACCTGAGTGATACTTATCTTACGAGTGGTGCAGCGATGGTATTGAATTACAATGTGGATAGTACGAAGACCTATACTAATATTGGTTACCTGGGTGTGAGTGTATTCAAGGAGATCACGCCGGGGGCTCATAAACTGGATATACGAAGTGTTGCCGATTCCGTGAGTCGCCTGTATAACAATGCGGCAGATTTTACCATTGAGGCAGGAAAGAGTTATAGTTTCATTTCTTATGGAAATGCTTTGAAGGCTGATAGTTTCACGGTGACGACCTTTCAACATAATTAAAATGTGAAAGAGTTGTTAAGAAACTATAGACATTAGTATTATAACGTAAAAACCTTATTTTAGCCGTTTAATTTTTAAAACGTATTTAAGGAGATTAAAAAATCCACCTAACAACATGCGCACTAAACAAATTGTGAAAAGCGGATTATTGGCAGCATTTGCGGCCGGAACTTTTATGGCTTGTCAACAACCTGCTAAGCAGAATACTGAATCATCAACACCTGCAGCAGGTACCAGCGCGTCGGCCGCATCAAACGGTCTCGTTATTGCTTATGTGGATATTGATACTGTAGAAGCCTATTACAGCTACTTCAAGCAGAAGAAAACTGAGCTGGAATCCAATCAACAGGCGATAGAAAACGAATTGCAGGCTAATGTGCGTGCATTGCAGAACGAAGCTGCTGATTTTCAGCGTAAGGCAAACACCATGACCCAGTCAGAAGGTGAAACTGCGCAGCGTACCCTGTATCAGAAACAGCAACAGCTGGAGGGTAAAGCACAGAATATGCGTGCAAAGTATGCTGAACAGGAGAACAAATTCAACGAAGAGCTGCAGAAGCGTCTGAACGA
This window of the Chitinophaga sancti genome carries:
- the rpoC gene encoding DNA-directed RNA polymerase subunit beta'; this encodes MAIKKENRPKSNFNSITISLASPDSILERSYGEVLKPETINYRTYKPERDGLFCERIFGPVKDYECYCGKYKRIRYKGIVCDRCGVEVTEKKVRRERMGHIRLVVPVVHIWYFKSLPNKIGYLLGMSSKKLETIVYYERYVIIQAGAKQEKGLNYGDLLTEEEYLDILDTLPKDNQLLSDDDPNKFIAKMGAEAVEMMLARIDLDGLSYQLRNQAATETSQQRKAEALKRLSVVEAFREANGRVENRPEWMVMQYIPVVPPELRPLVPLDGGRFASSDLNDLYRRVIIRNNRLKRLIEIKAPEVILRNEKRMLQEAVDSLFDNSRKSNAVKAEGGRALKSLSDVLKGKQGRFRQNLLGKRVDYSGRSVIVVGPELKLHECGLPKDMAAELFKPFIIRKLIERGIVKTVKSAKKLVDRKEAVVWDILENVLKGHPVMLNRAPTLHRLSIQAFQPKLVEGKAIQLHPLVCSAFNADFDGDQMAVHVPLSNAAVLEAQLLMLSSHNILNPQNGTPITLPSQDMVLGLYYITKGKKSTPTEKVEGEGMAFYSAEEVIIAYNEQKVNLHANIRVKANVRNDKGEIVNKLIETTVGRVIFNQHVPKEAGYVNALLTKKSLREIIGDIIKYTDIPKTAKFLDDIKQLGFRTAFRGGLSFNINDLIIPEVKQLMIDGAASEVDEVWDNYNMGLITNNERYNQIIDIWSRVDTKVTETLIRELANDKQGFNSVYMMLDSGARGSKQQIKQLAGLRGLMAKPRKSGSTGSEIIENPILSNFKDGLNVLEYFISTHGARKGLADTALKTADAGYLTRRLVDVAQDVVINEEDCGTLRGIATSALKDNEEIVEPLYDRILGRTSLQDVFDPHTEELIVEAGGIIDEDIAHRIEHSSIDTVEIRSVLTCESRRGVCVKCYGKNLATGYTTQRGDAVGIIAAQSIGEPGTQLTLRTFHVGGVAGSTSVDTGLQAKFEGTVQFDGLRTTTYENNDGEKVQVVIGRTGELRIVDVKNDRLLITNNIPYGSTLLVKDGQKVVKGDVICTWDPYNAVIVSEIAGNIRFDSIIEGITFREEADEQTGHREKVVIETKDKNKIPSLFVDGNKEVKSYNLPVGSHIVIEEGETVRAGQVIVKIPRILGKLRDITGGLPRVTELFEARNPSNPAIVSEIDGVVAFGNIKRGNREIIIESREGQIKKYLVPLTRHILVQDGDFVKAGTALSDGSITPADILSIKGPFAVQEYLVNEIQEVYRLQGVKINDKHIEVIVRQMMRKVNIEDPGDTRFLEGDTTDKFEFFEENDHIFDKKVVTEAGESTVLKAGQIVTLRQVREENSLLRRSDRKLVEFRDAKPATSSPLLQGITKASLGTHSWISAASFQETTKVLSSAAINGKIDDMLGLKENVITGHLIPAGTGLREFENMIVGSKEEYDILASSKEVFQFDEEE
- a CDS encoding DUF4397 domain-containing protein produces the protein MKKLIVLLVVIAGIWACNKDSDSSIPDTASYINVYVANPDASYDAVLDTASLGTGLSLGEYTGYKSFIAKRYNLCIFASGNRSDTLIQGQISLRNNHHYTIFFEKNHNGVLQLLATEDQIGGSSKTAGYLRVVNLSDTYLTSGAAMVLNYNVDSTKTYTNIGYLGVSVFKEITPGAHKLDIRSVADSVSRLYNNAADFTIEAGKSYSFISYGNALKADSFTVTTFQHN
- a CDS encoding OmpH family outer membrane protein is translated as MRTKQIVKSGLLAAFAAGTFMACQQPAKQNTESSTPAAGTSASAASNGLVIAYVDIDTVEAYYSYFKQKKTELESNQQAIENELQANVRALQNEAADFQRKANTMTQSEGETAQRTLYQKQQQLEGKAQNMRAKYAEQENKFNEELQKRLNDFLEKFNADKRYAYIMSYRTGASNILYKDKKYDITPEVIKGLNEANPAEVKK